The proteins below are encoded in one region of Silene latifolia isolate original U9 population chromosome 2, ASM4854445v1, whole genome shotgun sequence:
- the LOC141635533 gene encoding F-box protein At5g48550-like has product MKNMLEDDAPLSDVNPYLSQDIWFEILKNLPVKTLGKCRCVCKSWRSLVVSPTFMAAHLKHYTQNNANSLILYKKKSENGYYEHCVQFHDSDQLKEQNSTPTASICDYTWPYSPLFCSVYGLLCLSGDNLCIFIWNPILERCITLPRTTIWDRLSVVGFGYDCRKSDHRVVLIYFSPTESPLVEVFSVQERTRRIISADYLVDNSIISHGYVTSANCFVNGFIHWFISDFKFRPKALLLFNVSDDKFDTMELPEAITNTEFPAAITDIENIESFCIFEHQGMLSVSHCDPPHYWKIRCQIWVKREYKDATSWLKILDFIPLPCFYPIVPITQYMRFSAYSESLVFLDQEISDSIDDSMLNSNGNF; this is encoded by the coding sequence ATGAAGAATATGTTAGAGGACGACGCTCCATTGTCAGATGTAAACCCTTATTTGTCTCAAGACATATGGTTCGAAATCCTTAAAAATCTTCCTGTGAAAACCCTAGGCAAATGTCGTTGTGTCTGCAAATCATGGCGCTCCCTTGTCGTCTCGCCTACTTTTATGGCTGCACATCTCAAGCATTACACCCAAAACAACGCCAATTCCTTAATACTCTACAAAAAGAAATCGGAAAACGGATATTACGAGCATTGTGTTCAATTCCATGACTCGGATCAGTTAAAGGAGCAGAATTCGACTCCCACAGCCTCGATTTGCGATTATACATGGCCTTACTCCCCCCTATTTTGCTCTGTTTATGGTTTGTTGTGCCTGTCTGGCGATAATCTCTGCATCTTTATTTGGAATCCCATACTTGAAAGATGCATCACACTTCCTAGGACGACAATTTGGGACAGACTATCTGTGGTGGGGTTTGGCTATGATTGTCGAAAGAGTGATCATCGGGTTGTCCTAATATATTTTTCACCTACAGAAAGTCCATTGGTTGAGGTTTTCTCAGTTCAGGAGCGTACCCGGAGAATCATTTCTGCTGATTATTTGGTTGATAACTCTATTATTAGTCATGGCTATGTTACTTCCGCGAATTGTTTTGTCAATGGGTTTATTCACTGGTTTATTTCGGATTTTAAATTCCGTCCCAAAGCATTGCTTCTGTTTAATGTCTCGGACGACAAGTTTGACACGATGGAGTTGCCTGAAGCTATTACAAACACGGAGTTCCCTGCAGCTATTACAGACATAGAGAATATTGAGAGTTTTTGTATCTTTGAGCACCAAGGTATGCTATCAGTGTCGCATTGCGATCCACCCCACTACTGGAAAATTCGATGTCAAATCTGGGTGAAGCGAGAATACAAAGATGCGACTTCATGGTTAAAAATCTTGGATTTTATACCGTTACCTTGTTTTTATCCTATAGTCCCAATTACTCAATATATGAGGTTTAGTGCTTATTCTGAAAGTCTCGTCTTTCTCGACCAAGAGATTTCCGATTCTATTGATGACTCTATGCTCAACTCAAATGGTAACTTCTAG
- the LOC141635550 gene encoding secreted RxLR effector protein 161-like → MEQHHQLGSSDSPPLGNPEPYRRLVGRLVYLAVTRPDIYYVVHVLSLFMSAPQQDHWHAALRVLHYLKGTPGQGIFLPIASDLQLTGWCDSDWAKCPLSRRSVTGWFVFLGSSPVSWKTKKQPTVSLSSAEAEYRALRALTCEITWLKGLLSDFGVSHPSPVSVFSDSKSALHIAQNPVFHERTKHIEIDCHYVRDAIQSGLIAPSFVSTKVQLADVLTKALGIFQFMSLVSKLGILNPYAPT, encoded by the coding sequence ATGGAGCAGCATCATCAGCTGGGGAGTTCTGATAGCCCTCCTCTTGGTAATCCGGAACCATATAGGCGCCTCGTTGGGCGTCTTGTTTATCTCGCCGTCACAAGGCCCGATATTTATTATGTTGTTCATGTGCTATCACTGTTTATGAGTGCACCCCAACAAGATCATTGGCATGCTGCGCTCCGTGTTCTTCATTACCTGAAAGGTACGCCCGGGCAGGGGATTTTTCTTCCTATTGCATCCGACCTCCAGCTCACGGGTTGGTGCGATTCCGACTGGGCAAAGTGTCCGCTTTCTCGCCGTTCTGTCACGGGTTGGTTTGTATTTTTGGGCTCGTCTCCGGTCTCTTGGAAAACTAAAAAACAACCCACGGTTTCTTTGTCGTCAGCAGAGGCAGAATATCGCGCTCTACGTGCGTTGACGTGCGAAATAACATGGCTTAAAGGCTTGTTATCCGATTTTGGAGTCTCTCATCCATCTCCTGTCTCGGTTTTTAGTGATAGTAAGTCCGCACTGCATATTGCTCAAAATCCGGTGTTCCATGAACGTACCAAACATATCGAGATTGATTGTCATTACGTACGAGATGCCATCCAGTCCGGTCTCATTGCCCCCTCATTTGTCTCTACCAAGGTTCAATTAGCTGACGTTCTCACTAAAGCTCTTGGTATTTTCCAGTTTATGTCTCTTGTTAGCAAGTTGGGCATATTGAATCCTTATGCTCCGACTTAG